In Herpetosiphon gulosus, one genomic interval encodes:
- a CDS encoding class I SAM-dependent methyltransferase, with translation MQSWSDDIQQQAAVFNAIGADYEVMFGNNQDQQDLSQWLADLLEPNSKVLDSGCGTGIPTAQTLAKAGHEVTCLEISASMLNLARQNVPNGQYVLDSVNHVNFEPASFDAVVSFFALLMLRRSDIEHALQQFHHWLKPAGLLLLSMVEGDFDYIQIVLGDQPVFVTAYPQAQLEALITKSGFQILETRLQHYVPHHGATPETQIFIVAQRD, from the coding sequence ATGCAATCGTGGTCGGATGATATTCAGCAACAAGCCGCCGTGTTTAACGCGATTGGGGCCGATTATGAGGTGATGTTTGGCAATAATCAAGATCAGCAGGATCTCAGTCAATGGTTGGCTGATCTGTTGGAGCCAAACTCGAAAGTGCTCGATTCCGGCTGTGGCACAGGTATTCCCACCGCCCAAACTTTGGCCAAAGCTGGCCATGAAGTAACCTGTCTCGAAATTTCAGCCTCAATGCTCAATTTGGCGCGGCAAAATGTACCCAACGGCCAATATGTGCTTGATAGCGTCAATCACGTTAATTTTGAGCCAGCCTCGTTTGATGCGGTTGTATCGTTTTTTGCCTTGCTGATGCTGCGCCGCAGTGATATTGAGCATGCCTTACAGCAATTCCATCATTGGCTCAAACCTGCGGGCTTGTTGCTACTCTCAATGGTTGAAGGCGATTTCGATTATATTCAAATTGTGCTCGGCGATCAGCCAGTCTTTGTGACGGCCTATCCCCAAGCCCAACTTGAAGCCTTGATCACCAAATCGGGCTTTCAAATTCTCGAAACCCGCTTGCAACATTATGTACCTCACCACGGCGCAACTCCCGAAACTCAAATTTTCATCGTGGCCCAACGCGATTAA